One Lysinibacillus fusiformis genomic window carries:
- a CDS encoding LacI family DNA-binding transcriptional regulator: MVSSKDVAKYAGVSQTTVSRVLNTPELVKKPTLDKVMKAIQELNYFPNAHARSLVQNKTDTIVLLSGPLHNPFFVDTTTAIVNFANDMGYRVNVQFVNDKKLSEAYATAIEHKVDGIILSCILIDDPFFEQLKRMNIPFITYNRKHKNNEYFVEIDNFEAGYLAAQHVINQGHKRIAWVGGPLTVSTFNNRYLGFLQALRDASMDIAEAYIFNTDTSKLDVSRAFKTLMAHQHPPTAICTGADSLALNLLDDAMRANIDVPTDLSIIGIDNVDLSQHGAIQLTTVGSISEQNLGFMAIEKLIEMIENKKNSCVKITESVKVFDRSTTRKI, encoded by the coding sequence TTGGTATCATCGAAAGATGTTGCAAAATATGCAGGCGTGTCCCAAACAACGGTTTCTCGTGTGTTGAATACGCCTGAGTTAGTGAAAAAACCAACACTCGATAAAGTAATGAAAGCCATTCAAGAGCTGAATTATTTCCCAAATGCTCATGCGCGTTCACTTGTTCAGAATAAAACGGATACCATTGTCCTTCTATCTGGACCATTGCATAATCCATTTTTCGTCGACACAACTACTGCGATTGTAAATTTTGCGAATGATATGGGTTACCGTGTGAATGTTCAGTTTGTCAATGATAAAAAACTTTCTGAAGCTTATGCTACAGCAATTGAACATAAAGTAGATGGTATAATTTTGTCCTGCATTTTGATTGACGATCCCTTTTTTGAGCAATTAAAACGCATGAATATCCCATTTATCACTTATAACCGGAAACATAAAAATAATGAATACTTTGTAGAAATTGACAACTTTGAAGCAGGCTATTTAGCAGCGCAACATGTCATCAATCAAGGGCATAAACGAATTGCCTGGGTTGGTGGACCATTAACTGTTAGTACTTTTAATAATCGCTATCTTGGTTTCCTACAAGCATTGCGGGATGCTTCTATGGACATAGCAGAGGCATATATTTTCAATACGGATACCTCGAAGCTAGATGTTTCTCGTGCTTTTAAAACTTTAATGGCACACCAACATCCCCCTACTGCTATTTGTACAGGTGCTGATTCCCTAGCACTAAATTTATTAGACGACGCTATGCGGGCGAATATTGACGTTCCTACTGACCTTAGCATTATTGGCATAGATAATGTCGACTTAAGTCAGCACGGAGCTATTCAACTAACAACAGTTGGGAGTATATCAGAGCAAAACTTAGGTTTTATGGCAATTGAAAAATTAATTGAAATGATTGAAAATAAAAAAAATAGTTGCGTAAAAATTACGGAATCTGTTAAAGTGTTTGATAGAAGCACTACTCGAAAAATATAA